The following proteins come from a genomic window of Meleagris gallopavo isolate NT-WF06-2002-E0010 breed Aviagen turkey brand Nicholas breeding stock chromosome Z, Turkey_5.1, whole genome shotgun sequence:
- the LOC723980 gene encoding avidin has product MSPARSAPGCPPAADMVHATSSLLLLLLSLALLAPGHSAKKCLLTGKWINDLGSNMTIGAVNNRGEFSGTYHTAVTATSNDIKESPLYGTQNNINKKTQPTFGFTVNWKFSESTTVFTGQCFIDRNGKEVLKTMWLLRSIVDDINDDWKATRVGINVFTRLRSVKE; this is encoded by the exons ATGAGTCCTGCCAGGAGCGCACCCGGCTGTCCACCTGCTGCAGACATGGTGCACGCaacctcctccctgctgctgctgctgctcagcctggctctgctggctccCGGACACTCTGCCAAAAAG TGCTTGCTGACTGGGAAATGGATCAACGACCTGGGCTCCAACATGACCATCGGGGCTGTGAACAACAGGGGCGAGTTCAGTGGCACCTACCACACAGCTGTAACAGCCACATCAAATGACATCAAAGAGTCACCACTGTACGGGACCCAAAACAACATCAACAAGAAGACCCAGCCTACCTTTGGCTTCACTGTCAATTGGAAGTTTTCAG AGTCCACCACTGTCTTCACGGGCCAGTGCTTCATAGACAGGAATGGGAAGGAGGTCCTGAAGACCATGTGGCTGCTGCGGTCAATCGTTGATGACATTAATGATGACTGGAAAGCCACCAG GGTTGGCATCAATGTCTTCACTCGCCTGCGCTCAGTGAAGGAGTGA
- the CREB3 gene encoding cyclic AMP-responsive element-binding protein 3: FQSNFPELVLTEEERQLLEKDGVSLPTCLPLTKAEERLLKKVRRKIRNKQSAQDSRLRKKIYVDGLENRVAACTAQNHELQKKVQLLQKQNMSLLEQLRKLQALVRQSTTKTTTASTCIMVLVVSFCLILSPSLYSFGNKGPQPEFRVLSRQIREFPNKVWQAAPAVQEEVVLERFSPEPEDTSLLGSLNQSREEGQSPPKPDPRSAFNSNSSSDPPVTAGSERGPPQPQEQHSQRDALQSEVLASWKDESQEWVEHTTSVVIQQHHTDEM; this comes from the exons TTTCAGTCCAACTTCCCAGAGCTGGTCCTGACTGAGGAGGAGAGACAGCTTCTGGAGAAGGATGGTGTTTCCTTACCAACCTGTCTGCCACTGACCAAA GCTGAGGAGCGACTTTTGAAGAAAGTGCGTCGGAAGATCCGGAACAAGCAGTCAGCCCAGGATAGTCGTCTCAGGAAGAAGATCTATGTTGATGGCCTGGAGAACAG GGTAGCAGCTTGCACAGCCCAAAACCATGAGCTGCAGAAGAaggtgcagctcctgcagaagCAGAACAT GtctctgctggagcagctgcgTAAACTGCAGGCCTTGGTAAGACAGTCCACAACCAAAACTACCACAGCAAGCACCTGCATCATG gtCCTTGTCGTTTCCTTCTGCCTCATTCTCTCACCCAGCCTCTACTCGTTTGGCAACAAAGGGCCACAGCCAGAGTTCAGAG TTCTGTCACGGCAGATTCGTGAGTTCCCAAACAAGGTCTGGCAGGCAGCACCCGCTGTGCAGGAGGAAGTTGTACTGGAGAGGTTCAGTCCAGAGCCTGAAGACACTTCACTGTTGGGCAGCCTCAATCAGTCACGGGAAGAGGGGCAGAGTCCACCCAAGCCTGATCCGAGATCTGCGTTCAACAGCAACTCATCCTCTGACCCTCCTGTGACAGCAGGCTCTGAACGGGGCCCTCCCCAGCCGCAGGAGCAGCACTCCCAGAGAGACGCCTTGCAGTCGGAGGTGCTGGCATCATGGAAAGATGAGAGTCAGGAGTGGGTGGAGCACACCACCAGTGTTGTcatccagcagcaccacacCGATGAGATGTGA
- the LOC116217522 gene encoding talin-1-like, whose product MPESRRAWIPPSSDPKTDMLMQLAKAVASAAAALVLKAKNVAQKTEDSALQTQVIAAATQCALSTSQLVACTKVSTTPHLASTETRSLSFL is encoded by the exons ATGCCCGAAAGTCGGCGTGCTTGGATCCCGCCCTCCTCAGACCCAAAGACG GACATGCTGATGCAACTGGCCAAGGCTGTGGCCAGCGCCGCCGCTGCGCTGGTGCTGAAGGCCAAGAACGTGGcccagaaaacagaagactCAGCCCTGCAGACGCAGGTGATTGCAGCTGCCACACAGTGTGCCCTCTCCACCTCCCAGCTGGTGGCCTGCACCAAGGTAAGCACCACCCCTCACCTTGCTTCTACTGAGACTAGAAGTCTCTCTTTCCTCTGA
- the LOC100540000 gene encoding tropomyosin beta chain isoform X2 yields MKVIENRAMKDEEKMELQEMQLKEAKHIAEEADRKYEEVARKLVVLEGELERSEERAEVAESKCGDLEEELKIVTNNLKSLEAQADKYSTKEDKYEEEIKLLGEKLKEAETRAEFAERSVAKLEKTIDDLEDEVYAQKMKYKAISEELDNALNDITSL; encoded by the exons ATGAAGGTCATTGAAAACAGGGCCATGAAGGACGAGGAGAAAATGGAACTCCAGGAAATGCAGCTGAAGGAGGCCAAGCACATAGCGGAAGAGGCCGATCGCAAATATGAGGAG GTGGCCCGCAAGCTGGTGGTCCTTGAGGGAGAGCTGGAGCGCTCGGAGGAGCGGGCAGAGGTGGCGGAGAG TAAATGTGGTGACCTAGAGGAGGAGCTGAAAATTGTCACCAACAACTTGAAGTCTCTGGAGGCCCAGGCTGACAAG tATTCCACCAAGGAGGACAAGTATGAGGAGGAAATCAAGCTTCTAGGGGAGAAACTGAAGGAG GCTGAGACCAGGGCAGAATTTGCTGAGCGGTCTGTGGCAAAGTTGGAGAAAACCATTGATGACTTAGAAG ACGAAGTATATGCACAGAAGATGAAGTACAAAGCCATCAGCGAGGAGCTGGACAATGCGCTTAACGACATCACCTCACTCTGA
- the LOC100540000 gene encoding tropomyosin beta chain isoform X4, protein MKVIENRAMKDEEKMELQEMQLKEAKHIAEEADRKYEEVARKLVVLEGELERSEERAEVAESKCGDLEEELKIVTNNLKSLEAQADKYSTKEDKYEEEIKLLGEKLKEAETRAEFAERSVAKLEKTIDDLEERSRQEAEKNRVLTNELRVILTELNN, encoded by the exons ATGAAGGTCATTGAAAACAGGGCCATGAAGGACGAGGAGAAAATGGAACTCCAGGAAATGCAGCTGAAGGAGGCCAAGCACATAGCGGAAGAGGCCGATCGCAAATATGAGGAG GTGGCCCGCAAGCTGGTGGTCCTTGAGGGAGAGCTGGAGCGCTCGGAGGAGCGGGCAGAGGTGGCGGAGAG TAAATGTGGTGACCTAGAGGAGGAGCTGAAAATTGTCACCAACAACTTGAAGTCTCTGGAGGCCCAGGCTGACAAG tATTCCACCAAGGAGGACAAGTATGAGGAGGAAATCAAGCTTCTAGGGGAGAAACTGAAGGAG GCTGAGACCAGGGCAGAATTTGCTGAGCGGTCTGTGGCAAAGTTGGAGAAAACCATTGATGACTTAGAAG AGCGCTCCCGGCAGGAGGCCGAGAAAAACCGCGTTCTCACTAACGAGCTGCGGGTCATCCTTACCGAACTTAACAACTGA
- the LOC100540000 gene encoding tropomyosin beta chain isoform X3, with product MKVIENRAMKDEEKMELQEMQLKEAKHIAEEADRKYEEVARKLVVLEGELERSEERAEVAESRVRQLEEELRTMDQSLKSLIASEEEYSTKEDKYEEEIKLLGEKLKEAETRAEFAERSVAKLEKTIDDLEERSRQEAEKNRVLTNELRVILTELNN from the exons ATGAAGGTCATTGAAAACAGGGCCATGAAGGACGAGGAGAAAATGGAACTCCAGGAAATGCAGCTGAAGGAGGCCAAGCACATAGCGGAAGAGGCCGATCGCAAATATGAGGAG GTGGCCCGCAAGCTGGTGGTCCTTGAGGGAGAGCTGGAGCGCTCGGAGGAGCGGGCAGAGGTGGCGGAGAG TCGAGTGAgacagctggaggaggagctgcGGACCATGGACCAGAGCCTCAAATCCCTCATTGCCTCAGAGGAAGAG tATTCCACCAAGGAGGACAAGTATGAGGAGGAAATCAAGCTTCTAGGGGAGAAACTGAAGGAG GCTGAGACCAGGGCAGAATTTGCTGAGCGGTCTGTGGCAAAGTTGGAGAAAACCATTGATGACTTAGAAG AGCGCTCCCGGCAGGAGGCCGAGAAAAACCGCGTTCTCACTAACGAGCTGCGGGTCATCCTTACCGAACTTAACAACTGA
- the LOC100540000 gene encoding tropomyosin beta chain isoform X1, producing MKVIENRAMKDEEKMELQEMQLKEAKHIAEEADRKYEEVARKLVVLEGELERSEERAEVAESRVRQLEEELRTMDQSLKSLIASEEEYSTKEDKYEEEIKLLGEKLKEAETRAEFAERSVAKLEKTIDDLEDEVYAQKMKYKAISEELDNALNDITSL from the exons ATGAAGGTCATTGAAAACAGGGCCATGAAGGACGAGGAGAAAATGGAACTCCAGGAAATGCAGCTGAAGGAGGCCAAGCACATAGCGGAAGAGGCCGATCGCAAATATGAGGAG GTGGCCCGCAAGCTGGTGGTCCTTGAGGGAGAGCTGGAGCGCTCGGAGGAGCGGGCAGAGGTGGCGGAGAG TCGAGTGAgacagctggaggaggagctgcGGACCATGGACCAGAGCCTCAAATCCCTCATTGCCTCAGAGGAAGAG tATTCCACCAAGGAGGACAAGTATGAGGAGGAAATCAAGCTTCTAGGGGAGAAACTGAAGGAG GCTGAGACCAGGGCAGAATTTGCTGAGCGGTCTGTGGCAAAGTTGGAGAAAACCATTGATGACTTAGAAG ACGAAGTATATGCACAGAAGATGAAGTACAAAGCCATCAGCGAGGAGCTGGACAATGCGCTTAACGACATCACCTCACTCTGA
- the LOC104914808 gene encoding tropomyosin beta chain, which produces MEAIKKKMQMLKLDKENAIDRAEQAEADKKQAEDRCKQLEEEQQGLQKKLKGTEDEVEKYSESVKEAQEKLEQAEKKATDVRRQPLP; this is translated from the exons ATGGAGGCCATCAAGAAGAAGATGCAGATGCTCAAACTGGACAAGGAGAACGCCATCGACCGTGCCGAGCAGGCGGAGGCTGACAAGAAGCAGGCAGAGGATCGCTGCAAGCAG CTGGAGGAGGAACAGCAGGGCCTGCAGAAGAAGCTGAAGGGCACAGAAGATGAGGTGGAGAAATACTCTGAATCTGTCAAGGAGGCCCAGGAGAAGCTGGAGCAGGCGGAGAAGAAAGCCACGGACGTACGTAGGCAACCCCTCCCCTGA